From one Peptoniphilaceae bacterium AMB_02 genomic stretch:
- the ileS gene encoding isoleucine--tRNA ligase, with product MTKFKDLSKLPVKDREMGTSKYWEKIDLLHRSVEERPRDNKYIFYDGPPTANGTPGIHHVISRTLKDLTCRYKTMKGYRVNRKAGWDTHGLPVEIEVEKKLGLKSKKEIEEYGVEKFNKECKQSVFKYEKLWREMSERMAFLADMDNPYVTLENDYIESVWWLLDNMFKKGFIYEGAKILPYCPRCGTGLASHEVAQGYEMIKTETVYVKFKRKDKDNEYFLAWTTTPWTLPSNVALTVHPEVDYVKVKYNDEYYYLAEKLVDEVIGEGYEIVERFKGKDLEHIEYEQLLPFFPVNQKAFIVTLADYVTIEDGTGIVHSAPAFGEDDYQTGRKYDLPMINPVNDEGKFVGSIWDGKFVMDADPDIIQYLRENDKLLRKQKVEHNYPHCWRCHTPLIYYSKPSWYIEVTKLKDQLIANNNGVNWYPDFIGEKRFGNWLENLNDWAISRSRYWGTPFPIWKCEECGEVTSVGSRAELVERAIEDIDESIELHRPYVDDVHLKCSCGGRMTREEDVIDVWFDSGAMPFAQHHYPFENYDNFDDFYPADFINEGIDQTRGWFYSLLAISTLTTGKAPYKNVLVNDLILDKEGKKMSKSRGNTLNPIELFDQYGADVVRFYSVSVSPPWVPTKFDVDGLREVESKFFRSLRNVYNFFQLYANTDDIDPRDYDIKVEDRAEIDRWILSKFNSLVKNYHQDMDSFEYTKAIREVSEFVIEDVSNWYIRRNRRRFWSPEMDEDKKAVYATCYEILVGIVKLMAPFTPFITEELYNNLVGSESVHLEMLPEADEKLIDKNLEEKMDLVRKLVTLGRASREAVQIKVRQPLGEMVVDGKYEELISDLIPLIKEELNVKEVTFMTDLSKFMDYNLKPNFKVAGKILGKNIKEFGNLLNAANPIELIEKAESGNLELELGGEMMSIPKEYLDIRVSAKEGFDVVMEGNVFVILDTTLTKELVLEGYAREFISKVQQLRKSNDFDVIDNIVVEYTSDDEVKEAVETHMDFIKDEILAINIIKTDDLDGEELDLNGKVVKISVTRA from the coding sequence ATGACAAAATTTAAAGACTTATCAAAATTGCCGGTAAAAGACCGGGAGATGGGAACATCTAAATACTGGGAAAAGATCGATCTATTACATAGATCGGTGGAAGAAAGACCGAGAGATAATAAGTATATTTTCTATGATGGACCTCCGACAGCGAACGGAACTCCAGGTATACATCATGTTATCTCGAGAACTCTTAAGGATTTGACATGTAGATATAAGACCATGAAGGGTTACAGAGTCAACAGAAAAGCAGGTTGGGACACACATGGTCTGCCTGTAGAGATTGAAGTTGAGAAGAAACTTGGACTAAAAAGCAAGAAGGAAATTGAAGAATACGGTGTTGAGAAGTTCAACAAAGAATGTAAACAATCCGTTTTTAAATATGAAAAACTATGGCGAGAGATGTCTGAAAGAATGGCATTTTTAGCTGATATGGACAATCCGTATGTAACTCTTGAAAATGACTATATAGAATCTGTTTGGTGGCTTCTTGACAATATGTTTAAGAAGGGATTTATCTATGAAGGTGCAAAAATCCTTCCATATTGCCCAAGATGCGGAACCGGACTTGCTTCTCATGAAGTAGCTCAAGGCTACGAAATGATTAAAACCGAGACTGTATATGTTAAGTTTAAACGCAAGGACAAAGACAATGAGTACTTCTTAGCTTGGACAACCACACCATGGACTCTACCTTCAAATGTGGCTCTAACTGTTCATCCTGAAGTAGATTATGTGAAGGTTAAATACAATGACGAATACTATTACCTAGCTGAAAAACTTGTGGATGAAGTAATCGGTGAAGGTTATGAAATAGTCGAGAGATTTAAGGGTAAAGATTTAGAACATATTGAGTATGAACAATTACTTCCGTTCTTCCCTGTAAATCAAAAGGCATTTATAGTAACTTTGGCTGACTATGTAACCATAGAAGACGGTACTGGAATTGTTCACTCTGCACCGGCATTTGGTGAGGACGACTATCAGACAGGTAGAAAATATGATCTTCCAATGATAAATCCGGTCAACGATGAAGGTAAATTTGTCGGATCTATTTGGGACGGAAAGTTTGTAATGGATGCAGATCCAGATATTATTCAGTATCTGAGAGAGAATGACAAACTACTTAGAAAACAAAAAGTAGAACATAATTATCCGCACTGCTGGAGATGTCATACTCCTCTAATCTATTATTCAAAACCTTCATGGTATATAGAGGTTACTAAATTAAAAGATCAATTAATTGCGAATAATAATGGAGTAAATTGGTATCCTGATTTCATCGGAGAAAAGAGATTTGGAAACTGGCTTGAAAACCTAAACGACTGGGCAATTTCAAGATCTAGATACTGGGGTACACCTTTCCCGATATGGAAATGTGAAGAATGTGGAGAAGTTACTAGTGTAGGTTCAAGAGCTGAACTAGTAGAAAGAGCGATTGAAGATATAGATGAGTCTATAGAACTTCACAGACCTTATGTAGATGATGTACATCTAAAGTGTAGCTGTGGCGGTCGTATGACCAGAGAAGAAGATGTAATTGACGTATGGTTCGATTCTGGTGCCATGCCTTTTGCTCAACATCATTATCCATTTGAGAATTATGATAATTTTGACGACTTTTACCCTGCAGATTTTATCAATGAGGGTATAGACCAGACAAGAGGTTGGTTCTACTCGCTTCTCGCAATTTCTACATTAACTACCGGAAAAGCACCATATAAGAATGTGCTGGTAAATGATCTTATTCTCGACAAAGAGGGTAAGAAGATGTCAAAATCCAGAGGAAATACTCTAAATCCAATAGAGTTATTCGACCAATATGGTGCGGATGTCGTGAGATTTTACTCCGTGTCAGTATCTCCTCCATGGGTACCAACAAAATTTGACGTAGATGGATTGAGAGAAGTAGAGAGTAAATTCTTTAGATCTTTAAGAAATGTTTATAATTTCTTCCAGCTATATGCAAATACAGATGATATAGATCCAAGGGATTATGATATTAAAGTTGAAGATAGAGCTGAAATAGATAGATGGATACTTTCAAAATTCAATTCACTTGTTAAAAACTATCACCAAGATATGGATAGTTTTGAATATACAAAAGCTATAAGAGAGGTATCTGAATTTGTAATTGAAGATGTTTCTAACTGGTATATAAGAAGAAATAGAAGAAGGTTCTGGAGTCCTGAAATGGATGAGGATAAAAAAGCGGTATATGCTACTTGCTATGAAATCCTGGTTGGTATTGTAAAATTAATGGCTCCATTTACTCCTTTTATAACTGAAGAGCTATATAATAATCTAGTAGGAAGTGAATCAGTTCATCTTGAAATGTTACCTGAAGCTGATGAAAAATTAATAGATAAAAATCTAGAAGAAAAGATGGACCTCGTAAGAAAACTGGTAACTCTTGGAAGAGCTTCAAGAGAAGCGGTTCAAATAAAAGTCAGACAGCCACTTGGTGAGATGGTAGTTGACGGAAAATACGAGGAATTAATCAGTGACCTTATTCCATTAATAAAAGAAGAGCTTAATGTTAAAGAAGTTACCTTTATGACTGACTTAAGCAAGTTTATGGACTATAATCTGAAACCAAACTTCAAGGTTGCAGGTAAAATCCTTGGTAAAAATATTAAGGAATTCGGAAATCTGCTTAATGCAGCAAATCCAATTGAATTGATTGAAAAAGCTGAAAGTGGAAACCTGGAGCTGGAACTAGGCGGAGAGATGATGTCCATACCTAAAGAATACCTGGACATAAGAGTAAGTGCCAAAGAGGGTTTTGATGTAGTTATGGAAGGAAATGTATTTGTCATCCTGGATACTACACTAACTAAGGAATTAGTTCTAGAAGGTTATGCCAGAGAATTCATTTCTAAAGTTCAGCAGCTAAGAAAATCAAATGATTTTGATGTAATAGATAATATTGTTGTTGAGTATACTTCTGATGATGAAGTGAAAGAAGCGGTAGAAACGCATATGGACTTTATCAAAGATGAGATATTGGCAATTAATATAATAAAAACAGACGACTTGGACGGTGAAGAATTAGACTTAAACGGCAAAGTTGTCAAAATCAGTGTAACAAGAGCTTAG